In a genomic window of Bombina bombina isolate aBomBom1 chromosome 8, aBomBom1.pri, whole genome shotgun sequence:
- the LOC128638890 gene encoding extracellular calcium-sensing receptor-like: MIFTIEEINRNTSLLPSLKLGFSIYDSCDTSVYALKSTMMLLTGSSSPIPNYSCKFKPPTAAILGDDKSSVSISVARLLGIQQFPQISYASSVKVLSNKRLFPSFLRTTPSDDFQSYGLASLIVHFGWTWVGILADDSDYGQQGAQILVEQLEKRGVCIDFLTAIPVVYSKSRIHYISQVIKKSTVHVIIVFSSDVSFYPVITEIAKENVTGKVWIGSDGWSVSLIFNTMEYVQTMQGSLGFSIRRGNMPGFKEFLMKLHPSKTPSDVFVHRFWEKIFDCQWPSLNMTEDVKSNNIIKECTGFEQLRSLNINFFDMSDLRATYNVYNAVYAVAYALHSLTTCKPGEGPFKNNSCADARNFKPWQVLYYLKNIRFTNNMGEDVFFNENGDPPAKYDILNWKMNNNGNSLKYVNVASFDSNAQPGNEIVFNEEPVEWNGGVQNPPESVCSKMCPVGYRRAAQPGRPTCCFDCILCSEGEISNTTDSLVCIKCPDDYWSNESRDQCIKRKIEFLSFEEPLGSILTGTAVTTATIPASILIIFIQFRHTPVVKANNRELSFLLLVSLIICILWSLIFIGEPGAVTCMVRQSIFGIIFALGISCVLAKTIMVVIAFKSTKPNSKFKQLAGPRVSKSIVTTGSLIQVIICAIWLSKSPPFPVLNTKTSNDKIIFECNEGSTTAFWCMLGYMGLLASVSFVVAFLSRKLPDSFNEAKFITFSMLVFVSVWLSFIPAYLSTRGKYMVAVEVFAMLASSVGLIGCIFFPKCYIILIRPERNTRDYIMKRGEYIQNKGR; encoded by the exons ATGATCTTCACAATTGAAGAGATCAATCGAAATACCTCTTTGCTCCCAAGCCTAAAACTGGGCTTTTCAATATATGATTCCTGTGATACATCAGTATATGCTCTAAAAAGTACCATGATGCTCCTTACTGGCAGCAGTTCTCCTATTCCAAATTATAGCTGCAAATTCAAACCACCGACGGCAGCGATTCTAGGGGACGACAAATCTAGTGTTTCTATAAGCGTAGCAAGACTGTTAGGAATACAACAATTTCCTCAG ATAAGCTATGCTTCGTCAGTGAAGGTTTTAAGCAACAAAAGACTGTTCCCCTCCTTTCTAAGGACGACTCCAAGTGATGACTTTCAGTCTTATGGTCTGGCTAGTCTTATTGTACACTTTGGGTGGACATGGGTGGGTATATTGGCTGATGACAGTGATTATGGACAGCAAGGAGCACAGATTTTGGTAGAACAGTTAGAAAAGAGAGGCGTTTGCATTGATTTTCTTACAGCTATTCCAGTTGTATATTCAAAAAGCAGAATTCATTACATTTCCCAAGTTATTAAGAAATCAACAGTACATGTGATTATTGTTTTTTCATCAGATGTTAGCTTTTATCCAGTAATAACAGAAATTGCTAAAGAAAATGTGACAGGAAAGGTTTGGATTGGTAGTGATGGCTGGTCGGTATCTTTAATATTTAATACGATGGAATATGTGCAGACCATGCAAGGAAGCCTTGGTTTTTCCATCCGAAGAGGAAATATGCCTGGCTTTAAAGAATTCCTTATGAAACTTCATCCTTCAAAGACTCCCAGTGATGTGTTTGTTCATAGATTTtgggaaaaaatatttgattgcCAATGGCCCAGCCTAAATATGACAGAAGATGTCAAGTCAAACAATATAATTAAAGAATGCACTGGATTTGAACAACTCAGAAGCCTAAACATTAATTTCTTTGACATGAGTGATTTAAGAGCTACATATAATGTGTATAATGCTGTGTACGCTGTGGCATATGCCCTTCACAGTCTAACTACCTGTAAACCTGGAGAAGGACCTTTTAAAAACAACTCCTGTGCGGATGCACGCAATTTCAAGCCTTGGCAG gttctaTACTATTTAAAGAATATACGTTTCACCAACAACATGGGTGAGGACGTTTTCTTTAATGAGAATGGGGATCCACCAGCTAAATATGATATTCTTAACTGGAAGATGAATAACAATGGAAATTCTCTTAAATATGTCAATGTTGCTAGCTTTGATTCCAATGCCCAGCCTGGTAATGAAATTGTCTTTAATGAAGAACCAGTTGAGTGGAATGGTGGAGTTCAAAAT CCCCCAGAGTCTGTATGCAGCAAAATGTGCCCAGTGGGTTACAGGAGGGCAGCTCAGCCAGGAAGACCAACCTGCTGCTTTGATTGTATTTTATGCTCAGAAGGAGAAATCTCAAATACAACAG ATTCCTTGGTGTGCATAAAATGCCCTGATGACTACTGGTCAAATGAAAGCCGGGATCAATGCATTAAAAGGAAGATTGAGTTTCTGTCATTTGAGGAACCTTTAGGTTCAATCCTGACTGGGACAGCAGTTACTACAGCCACAATTCCTGCATCTATCCTTATAATATTCATACAGTTCCGTCACACACCTGTTGTCAAAGCCAACAATAGAGAACTCAGTTTTCTGCTTCTTGTCTCACTTATCATCTGCATCCTTTGGTCATTAATTTTCATTGGAGAACCTGGAGCAGTAACCTGCATGGTCCGTCAGTCTATTTTTGGCATAATATTTGCACTTGGAATATCTTGTGTTTTGGCTAAAACAATAATGGTTGTCATTGCTTTCAAATCCACAAAGCCGAACAGTAAATTTAAGCAACTGGCTGGACCACGGGTATCCAAATCCATAGTTACAACTGGATCATTAATTCAGGTCATCATTTGTGCCATATGGCTGTCAAAATCACCTCCCTTTCCTGTACTCAATACAAAAACTTCAAATGACAAAATTATTTTTGAATGTAATGAAGGTTCAACCACAGCATTTTGGTGTATGTTAGGGTACATGGGTCTTCTTGCATCAGTGAGCTTTGTGGTAGCCTTTTTATCTAGAAAGCTGCCTGACAGTTTCAATGAAGCCAAATTTATAACATTCAGCATGTTAGTGTTTGTCAGTGTGTGGTTGTCCTTCATACCGGCATATCTCAGTACAAGAGGAAAATATATGGTTGCTGTTGAAGTGTTTGCTATGCTGGCATCTAGTGTTGGTTTGATTGGCTGTATATTCTTTCCCAAgtgctatattatattaataaggcCTGAACGCAACACTAGAGATTATATAATGAAAAGAGGAGAATACATTCAAAACAAAGGAAGATAA